The nucleotide window AGTGCTGATAGGAGCTGTCAGTTTTCGGAAACCTAAAGTATTTGGTCCTGTTGTCAAAGCCTATATCTGTTTTTTCCGGGAGACGCCGCTTTTAGTTCAAATTTATTTTTTGTTTTATGGCGTCTCAAGATATGTTTCTGTTTCGGCAGGAGTGATAGGAATTGTAGCGCTGGTACTTAATGACGGGGCGTTTATTGCTGAAATCATACGGGGAGGACTCCAAAGTATTGATGTTGGGCAAAGTGAAGCCGCATATGCTTTGGGATTTAATAAATTTCAGACAATGATTTATTTTTTAATCCCTCAGGCCTGGAAAAAGGTGATTGATTCAGTGATCAATATGTTTTCCATTATTATCAAAGATACATCTATGCTGATGTGGATTACCATATGTGAATTGACCTATCAATGTAATCAGATCAACAATTACTCTTTTAATCCGATTACTTCATATTTGGTTGGAGGCGCTATTTATCTGATCTTTTTCATGGCGGTACAAGGAATAAGAAAGCTTGTCTATTTATGGAACGGCAATAAGACGGCAGGTACAAAGAAAAGAGGTGTTAATTTCATATGACATTGGAAGACCGTTATAATATCGTGATCAAAACTATATTGGGACAAGGAATGCCGATGACTCTGAAGCTGATTTTTATGTCTTTATTCTTTTCTTTATTGATCGGTGTGGTCTTGGGTACGATTCGAAGCTTGAAAATTCCAGTGGTTGATCAGCTGTTAGGAATATATGCTTTGATCTGCAGAGGGATTCCTACAATAATGATCTTGT belongs to Qiania dongpingensis and includes:
- a CDS encoding amino acid ABC transporter permease, which codes for MTFNWSVIVKYWPRFSNGALLTLKYGIIAIIAATIWGVLIGAVSFRKPKVFGPVVKAYICFFRETPLLVQIYFLFYGVSRYVSVSAGVIGIVALVLNDGAFIAEIIRGGLQSIDVGQSEAAYALGFNKFQTMIYFLIPQAWKKVIDSVINMFSIIIKDTSMLMWITICELTYQCNQINNYSFNPITSYLVGGAIYLIFFMAVQGIRKLVYLWNGNKTAGTKKRGVNFI